The genome window TCTCGCGCCGCTGCAACAACTCTCCGCAATAACTAAATCTCTCAACACCAGACTCGAGAAGGAGCCACGCGCAATATGGCGGCGCTACGTGGAGTGGCTCTACCAGCACAAGGAGCTAGGACTCTACCTGGACGTGAGCCGGGTCGGGTTCACTGACGAGTTCGCCCATGAAATAGAGCCCCGCTTCCACCTTTGTACCACGGAGTAGCTCGAGAAGGGCACTATCGCGAACCCCAACAAAGGGCGAATGGTGGGGCATTACTGGCTCAAAGACTCTGCTCGCGCGCCTTCTTTGTTCCTCAAGGGAGAATGGTGGGGCACTATGGTCATTTGAGTTTAGAGCCAAAATCTGTGCCTCCTCCAAAGCGAACAGGGTGGATTGGAAGAGGAAAGTGTCACATGGAAAAGGCCACCATAGATCTGAAGGGCGATAGCAAGGATCTGAGCGGTCGCGTTCATCAACTCCCCTACTGTGTCAAGCATGACAGTCCCGCTCTATTTTCCACTATTTCAAACCCAAACACAAAGGTTTTGGGGGAAGATGAGGGTTTACTATTACAAGAGGCTCATTTTAGAGGTAGGTTACTCCAAGGAACAACACTTCCTCTTCCGCACGATTACTCTGGTACGCTATTCCTCTCTCAGCACACGCAAGTCAGTGAATGTTTTCTGTTCCTATGTATATGTGTGCGTGTCTGTAGGTTTTGTCTTGAGTAAGAGGTCACCTCCCACCTCCGACGAAAActcattcaaaattttaaagtaaaaagaaatgttgatgGGAACAAAGCAACTTGTGTTTGAATGATTCTGCTGATTTGTGTGTGAATTATAGTGTCTACGTCCCATTCATTGAATCTAATAGTAGCATATGACAAATAAATTGATTCAAATAATTCAAAAGGATATGTCAGTTAATGTTTACTTCCAGTTTTGAAGCTTAGCTTACTAGATATTTGCTTTTGGGTGCAGCTGCATAATCCCGTGACACACTGCAACACTTTTGTATTTACCGCACTTTTCATATTTGGGAACATTCTACAAAGTTATTGTGGAATAGGATTTCATTTGAACACTTGCTTTCCATTTATACTACTTCAAGCGGTAGCGGTAGCGTTGTTAGGctacacctttttttttctgcctTGTGATGAGGTAAAATCTCACAAATATTATAACTTTGATCTAGGGAAGCAATGGCATGGAGAGgaaatcttttgaaaaacataaaagaacttCGGTTTTTGATGTGCTAGCAATCATTGCAAGCTCACCCACAAGGttataaacatatattttaccTTTCTTTGGGCTGAAATTTCTCagcattatttattatttttgtatattgcTTGATTGCTTAGTTATACTTACATGCCATatgtatttgaatatatatgagTTCTTATTCTTTTTTGATATCTTAGGGCTTTTGTGGAAAGGAATTATTATTTAACAGGATGTCTCTTTTATTATTCAAACTTTGGTTTTTATTCTTTCTAatttagttaaattaatttctatattatGTGTTTGTATTTCAAAATgggtaaaataattaaagcttAAACTTTGATTgatcactaaaaaaaaatattttctattaattaaagCTCAAGCTTTAGGTCCATTGGCTAAAAAGGTcacatatataagaaaaaggTCCCACATATAATGATACAACTTTCttattta of Glycine soja cultivar W05 chromosome 1, ASM419377v2, whole genome shotgun sequence contains these proteins:
- the LOC114391644 gene encoding uncharacterized protein LOC114391644; the protein is MEKATIDLKGDSKDLSGRVHQLPYCVKHDSPALFSTISNPNTKVLGEDEGLLLQEAHFRGRLLQGTTLPLPHDYSGFVLSKRSPPTSDENSFKILK